Proteins encoded within one genomic window of Ranitomeya variabilis isolate aRanVar5 chromosome 4, aRanVar5.hap1, whole genome shotgun sequence:
- the HABP2 gene encoding factor VII-activating protease has protein sequence MCEATMSHRPGFLLTTIILMCCTPSSQTFRHRLTNYEQLVKNLGRLLAENVHHALNLNYHDSAEDPCSSQPCLNHGTCVNTEQGYTCRCSEFFTGSNCEKVMGPCKKDTCEHGDCVLRRFAPYYKCRCHYPYQDPTCSAVESVCTNNPCKNGGTCLRKLLNNFTCLCPKSFRGTFCEMASSDCYRNDGLRYRGSTSQTNGGHRCLPWDSYLLARETINAFVPDIWQSGIGEHNFCRNPDGAEKPWCYFQDQEEKLKWDLCTVSACPAVPHLGVSTTLKPPNSTARPTPSANASAPFSTCGLRELPSNTRGRIFGGLRSQPGKHPWLASLQLKGPVASLRAGHLCGGTLIAECWILTAAHCVKPLSQPGLWRVSLGKLDIQKKETWEQIFDVEKIIIHDNYREEMSSLHNDIALMKLKKSNGRCASETRTVKTACLPDRELSPGKICDISGWGMTEKGQTAYLLDASVQVISETNCSDAKSYGKLIDGSMLCAGVPEGGIDACQGDSGGPLACELDGQTKVAGVVSWGEKCGVKDKPGVYTHVYRFLPWIENNMKSNP, from the exons ATGTGTGAGGCCACGATGAGCCACAGACCCGGATTCCtcctcaccaccatcatccttaTGTGCTGTACCCCATCTTCTCAGACG TTTCGCCATCGTCTGACGAATTACG AACAGTTGGTGAAAAATCTGGGAAGACTACTAGCAGAAAACGTCCACCATGCACTGAACCTGAACTACCATGACTCTGCGGAGG ATCCCTGCAGCTCGCAGCCGTGTCTTAACCACGGAACATGTGTGAACACGGAGCAAGGATACACGTGTCGCTGCTCAGAGTTCTTCACTGGATCAAACTGCGAGAAAG TGATGGGGCCGTGCAAGAAAGACACGTGCGAGCACGGCGACTGCGTCCTGAGGAGGTTTGCTCCGTATTACAAGTGTCGGTGTCACTATCCGTACCAAGACCCCACGTGCAGTGCAG TCGAGTCCGTTTGCACCAACAATCCCTGTAAGAACGGAGGAACCTGCCTGAGAAAACTCCTGAACAACTTCACCTGCCTCTGCCCGAAGAGCTTCAGGGGGACGTTCTGTGAGATGG CATCCAGTGACTGCTACCGGAACGATGGGCTGCGGTACCGCGGTTCTACCAGCCAGACAAACGGCGGGCACCGCTGCCTGCCCTGGGACTCCTACCTCCTGGCCAGGGAGACCATCAACGCCTTTGTGCCGGACATATGGCAGTCTGGGATCGGGGAGCACAATTTCTGCAG AAACCCGGACGGTGCAGAGAAGCCGTGGTGTTACTTTCAGGATCAGGAGGAGAAGCTGAAATGGGACCTGTGTACCGTGTCTGCGTGTCCGGCGG TTCCACACCTCGGTGTGTCGACCACACTGAAGCCACCAAACTCCACGGCCCGGCCCACGCCCAGCGCCAATGCCAGCGCCCCGTTCTCCACATGCGGCCTCAGAGAGCTGCCTTCTAACACCCGGGGAAGGATCTTCGGTGGGTTAAGATCTCAGCCGGGCAAACACCCGTGGTTGGCATCGCTGCAGCTGAAGGGCCCCGTGGCGTCGCTTCGTGCCGGGCATCTCTGCGGTGGCACATTAATTGCTGAATGCTGGATCCTGACAGCTGCACATTGTGTAAAACCTCT GTCACAGCCGGGTCTGTGGCGAGTGTCACTGGGTAAGCTGGACATTCAGAAGAAGGAGACGTGGGAGCAGATATTTGATGTGGAGAAGATAATTATACACGATAATTACCGTGAAGAAATGTCCAGTCTCCATAATGATATCG CTCTTATGAAACTGAAGAAATCCAACGGCAGGTGCGCCTCGGAGACGCGGACTGTGAAGACGGCGTGTTTACCGGACCGCGAGTTGTCACCAGGAAAGATCTGTGATATTTCTGGATGGGGGATGACAGAAAAAG GTCAGACCGCTTATCTTCTTGATGCTTCTGTCCAAGTGATTTCCGAAACCAACTGCTCCGATGCCAAATCCTATGGGAAGCTGATTGACGGCAGTATGCTCTGCGCTGGGGTCCCTGAGGGGGGGATAGATGCCTGTCAG GGTGACTCCGGGGGTCCCCTCGCCTGTGAACTTGATGGTCAGACAAAAGTGGCCGGAGTGGTGAGCTGGGGAGAGAAGTGCGGAGTGAAGGACAAGCCCGGGGTCTACACACACGTCTACAGATTCCTTCCATGGATCGAAAACAACATGAAGTCCAATCCCTAA